A genomic region of Persephonella marina EX-H1 contains the following coding sequences:
- a CDS encoding MotA/TolQ/ExbB proton channel family protein: protein MNITETILKIALIGGDPVLYILILMSVITIAVVIERYLSIKKIQENMLDYEPLELKLALEKRLGILATFGNNAPFIGLFGTVLGIIKAFHDLGTSTEFGVRVVMQGISEALVATAMGLFVAIPAVIAYNYFVRKVKTILLTYEQKKNLPLELEE from the coding sequence ATGAACATAACGGAGACCATTTTAAAGATAGCACTTATAGGGGGAGACCCTGTTCTATACATTCTTATTCTTATGAGTGTTATAACCATCGCTGTTGTTATTGAGAGATACCTCAGTATAAAAAAGATTCAGGAAAATATGCTTGATTATGAGCCATTAGAACTGAAGTTAGCCCTTGAAAAAAGGCTTGGTATTCTTGCAACATTTGGGAATAACGCCCCGTTTATAGGACTTTTTGGAACTGTTTTAGGTATCATAAAAGCCTTCCACGATCTTGGGACCTCAACTGAGTTCGGTGTGAGGGTTGTTATGCAGGGTATATCAGAAGCACTTGTTGCGACTGCTATGGGCCTTTTTGTGGCGATCCCTGCTGTTATCGCCTATAACTACTTTGTGAGAAAGGTAAAAACGATACTTCTCACCTATGAACAGAAAAA
- a CDS encoding SCO family protein, which produces MRKILPVFFIILMFSYASDLHGSLKGFPKKLPDLKDLISDDGNSFDFSHFKGKVLLITYGYTSCPHVCPTILSYLKEVETVLNNRGYKGMFSIIFVSVDPLEDDTERLKSYKRFSGLEDFVFVTGDRKSLERVWRSLNVYVNDKGYTEMKHGDQTVKHRMIDHTAKLTIVDKKGYIREEFLGMYIPVEKVVEDVITLIEE; this is translated from the coding sequence ATGAGAAAAATTCTGCCTGTTTTTTTTATTATTTTAATGTTCAGTTATGCTTCAGATCTTCATGGATCTTTAAAGGGATTTCCGAAAAAACTTCCTGATTTGAAAGATCTTATCTCGGATGATGGAAATTCTTTTGATTTCAGTCATTTTAAAGGAAAGGTTTTACTGATAACCTATGGATATACCTCCTGTCCCCATGTATGTCCGACCATACTTTCGTATCTTAAGGAGGTGGAGACAGTTTTAAATAATAGGGGATATAAAGGGATGTTCAGTATAATTTTTGTGTCCGTTGATCCTTTAGAGGATGATACAGAAAGACTTAAATCTTATAAGAGATTTTCGGGCCTTGAAGATTTTGTATTTGTTACCGGAGATAGAAAAAGTCTTGAAAGGGTGTGGAGATCTTTAAATGTTTATGTAAATGATAAAGGTTATACAGAGATGAAACATGGAGATCAGACTGTAAAGCACAGGATGATAGACCATACAGCAAAACTGACGATCGTTGACAAGAAAGGTTATATAAGGGAAGAGTTCTTAGGGATGTATATACCTGTTGAAAAGGTTGTTGAAGATGTAATAACTCTTATTGAGGAGTGA
- a CDS encoding fibronectin type III domain-containing protein, with translation MGKFHFDVFTLDGKINRKVERYGKIYWTYYRIKSFDREYCFKIRVFNGKKYSKFSRYVCKYPEKIFPDRIYDLKIQMKEGSLTLTWFSEENRFKIYRSNSEIIPPVEYAELKNKNSFTDTKLIYGKKYCYYVTAYNGKVEGNPSETVCMLYRDIFPPDPPKNPEIIKKGEDYIIIWTESSSKDVAGYLIYKNGKPLLKTPVKTYFFIDKSFKKGDKYEIIAVDKAGNRSKPVYLITE, from the coding sequence ATGGGTAAGTTTCATTTTGATGTATTTACACTGGATGGAAAGATCAACAGAAAGGTTGAAAGATACGGAAAGATATACTGGACATACTACAGAATAAAGAGTTTCGATAGGGAGTACTGTTTTAAGATAAGGGTTTTTAATGGTAAAAAATACAGTAAGTTTTCCAGATATGTATGTAAATATCCCGAAAAGATATTTCCCGATAGAATATACGATCTTAAAATTCAGATGAAAGAAGGCAGTTTAACCCTTACATGGTTTTCTGAGGAGAATAGATTTAAGATTTACAGATCAAACTCTGAGATAATACCTCCTGTAGAGTATGCGGAACTTAAAAACAAAAACAGTTTTACAGATACAAAGCTTATATATGGAAAGAAGTACTGTTATTACGTAACGGCCTACAACGGTAAGGTAGAGGGCAATCCTTCTGAAACTGTATGTATGCTTTACAGGGATATATTTCCGCCTGATCCACCGAAAAATCCTGAAATAATAAAAAAAGGGGAGGACTACATAATTATATGGACTGAAAGTTCTTCAAAAGATGTGGCAGGATATCTGATCTATAAAAACGGCAAACCTCTGTTAAAAACCCCTGTAAAAACATACTTTTTCATCGATAAATCCTTTAAAAAAGGGGATAAATACGAGATAATCGCTGTTGATAAAGCAGGAAACAGAAGTAAACCTGTTTATCTTATAACAGAGTAA
- the kdsA gene encoding 3-deoxy-8-phosphooctulonate synthase, translating into MDRFTVIAGPCVIENEEVCFKVAETLSELQKRYPDIRFVFKSSFDKANRSSHESFRGRGMDYGLKVLEEVKSEFGLPVLTDIHESYQAEPVSEVVDIIQIPAFLCRQTDLLLSAAKTGREINVKKGQFLSPWDTKNIVEKLKFGGAKKFYLTERGVTFGYNNLVVDFRSLPVMRQFAPVIYDATHSVQLPGGKGKSSGGQREFIYPLAKAAVSVGVDGLFFETHPDPDKALSDGPNQIPLSEFPEVIEKLISLREFLLEKDI; encoded by the coding sequence ATGGATAGATTTACAGTTATAGCAGGTCCCTGCGTTATTGAAAATGAGGAAGTATGCTTTAAGGTTGCTGAAACCCTTTCAGAGCTACAGAAAAGATATCCTGATATAAGGTTTGTCTTCAAATCATCATTTGATAAAGCAAACAGAAGCAGTCATGAATCTTTCAGAGGAAGGGGAATGGACTACGGGCTTAAAGTTCTGGAAGAGGTAAAATCAGAGTTTGGACTTCCTGTACTGACGGATATACATGAGAGCTACCAGGCTGAGCCTGTATCTGAAGTTGTAGATATTATACAGATACCCGCATTTCTGTGTAGACAGACAGATCTGTTGCTGTCTGCAGCAAAAACAGGAAGAGAGATAAATGTTAAGAAAGGACAGTTTCTATCCCCATGGGATACAAAAAATATAGTTGAAAAGCTGAAATTCGGTGGAGCGAAAAAATTTTACCTGACTGAAAGGGGTGTTACATTCGGTTACAACAATCTTGTTGTTGATTTTAGAAGCCTGCCTGTTATGAGACAGTTTGCTCCTGTTATATACGACGCGACACACAGCGTTCAGCTTCCCGGTGGAAAAGGAAAATCGTCAGGTGGACAGAGGGAGTTTATATATCCGCTTGCAAAGGCAGCTGTTTCTGTTGGTGTTGATGGGCTTTTCTTTGAGACACATCCAGATCCCGATAAAGCCCTTTCTGACGGACCAAACCAGATACCTCTTTCTGAATTCCCTGAAGTTATAGAGAAACTTATTTCACTGAGGGAGTTTTTACTTGAGAAGGATATTTAA
- a CDS encoding putative metalloprotease CJM1_0395 family protein: protein MIQSKNLSKFLLMIGFGGLDSAFKQEDLKNSIERLKKQQIINQLKITEQKVKAHETAHKVAGGDLTGPVRYKYTKGPDGKLYITGGEVPIRIKEGKTPEETIQIARKIRKAALAPSDPSAQDRAVASKASILEMKARIELSKYQDESSYKKGSYLSIFV, encoded by the coding sequence TTGATACAGAGTAAAAATTTATCTAAATTTTTATTGATGATAGGATTTGGTGGTTTAGATTCAGCTTTCAAACAGGAAGACCTGAAAAACAGTATAGAAAGATTAAAAAAACAGCAGATAATAAACCAGTTAAAGATAACAGAACAGAAAGTTAAAGCCCACGAAACAGCACACAAGGTTGCTGGGGGAGATCTGACAGGCCCTGTAAGGTATAAATATACAAAAGGTCCAGACGGGAAGCTTTATATAACAGGAGGAGAAGTTCCTATAAGGATAAAGGAGGGAAAAACACCTGAAGAAACAATACAGATAGCAAGAAAGATAAGAAAAGCCGCCCTTGCCCCTTCAGACCCTTCAGCCCAGGACAGGGCTGTAGCATCAAAGGCATCTATTCTTGAGATGAAGGCAAGGATAGAACTCAGTAAGTATCAGGATGAAAGCTCCTATAAAAAAGGGAGCTATCTGAGTATTTTTGTGTAA
- a CDS encoding cbb3-type cytochrome c oxidase subunit I — translation MAENNTQLQNLVNYGLVKAHVAMGLIFFIIVALMGFLYSLQLDGIYPFPGIEFLSPGRVRMIHTAGAAYGFLVNMFTGLLYWAVPRFTGYRVLSDALGWFMFIALQAAVLITVVAILFLGMADNVEWGETPWWLDPIIVFWLLLHLLQFGAPLFKASQRGPLYVTGWYLAAMLIWTPLVVFMGNLIPRFWAVGSGAGAVQSTFIHDLIGLYVTPVAWGLMYYFVPVIMKKPMWSHGLSLLGFWGLAFFYPMNGVHHFLWSPIPMFAQYSAVFATVAVEFAVTSVLINFMMTLRGSAEQLKYNVPLRYMYTGAIFYWITCFQCAFHVTLTFQKVIHFTDWVTGHAHLIMFGTFGLWVLGMAEYVWPRLFGKETMYSKGLSEGVYWLLMIGVFAMFVDLTASGLVVGFDWIGLNPWIDSVNFSKPFWYFRSVTGIMMLTGLFMYAVNFYKTATAKSGLTAELREA, via the coding sequence ATGGCAGAGAACAATACACAACTGCAAAACCTGGTCAACTATGGGTTAGTCAAAGCCCATGTTGCGATGGGTCTTATATTCTTTATCATCGTTGCTTTAATGGGATTCTTATACTCACTCCAGCTTGATGGTATATATCCATTTCCAGGAATTGAGTTCTTATCTCCTGGAAGGGTTAGAATGATACACACAGCCGGGGCTGCTTATGGATTCCTTGTTAACATGTTCACAGGTCTGCTCTACTGGGCTGTTCCAAGATTTACAGGTTACAGAGTTCTCAGTGATGCACTTGGATGGTTTATGTTCATAGCACTTCAGGCTGCTGTTTTAATAACAGTTGTTGCTATCCTCTTCCTCGGAATGGCTGACAACGTTGAATGGGGTGAAACTCCATGGTGGCTTGACCCAATAATCGTGTTCTGGCTTTTACTGCACCTCTTACAGTTCGGTGCTCCACTGTTTAAAGCTTCTCAGAGAGGACCTCTCTACGTTACAGGATGGTACTTAGCTGCTATGTTAATCTGGACTCCACTTGTTGTTTTCATGGGTAACCTCATCCCAAGATTCTGGGCTGTAGGTTCTGGTGCAGGTGCTGTTCAGTCAACATTTATTCATGACCTTATTGGACTTTACGTTACACCTGTTGCATGGGGTCTTATGTACTACTTCGTACCTGTTATAATGAAAAAACCTATGTGGTCTCACGGATTATCACTCCTCGGATTCTGGGGACTTGCGTTCTTCTATCCAATGAACGGTGTTCACCACTTCCTCTGGTCACCAATACCTATGTTCGCTCAGTACTCAGCTGTATTCGCTACGGTTGCTGTTGAGTTCGCTGTTACATCAGTTCTCATCAACTTCATGATGACACTTAGAGGATCTGCAGAACAGCTAAAATACAACGTTCCATTAAGATATATGTACACAGGTGCTATATTCTACTGGATCACATGCTTCCAGTGTGCTTTCCACGTTACTCTTACATTCCAGAAGGTAATCCACTTCACTGACTGGGTAACAGGTCACGCTCACCTTATAATGTTCGGTACTTTCGGTTTATGGGTTCTTGGTATGGCGGAGTACGTCTGGCCAAGACTGTTCGGTAAAGAGACTATGTACTCAAAAGGACTCTCTGAAGGTGTTTACTGGCTCCTCATGATAGGTGTATTCGCAATGTTCGTAGATCTCACAGCTTCAGGTCTTGTTGTAGGTTTTGACTGGATAGGACTCAATCCATGGATTGATTCTGTAAACTTCTCTAAACCATTCTGGTACTTCAGATCTGTAACAGGTATTATGATGCTCACAGGACTGTTCATGTACGCTGTAAACTTCTATAAAACTGCAACCGCTAAATCTGGACTTACTGCAGAGCTCAGAGAAGCATAA
- a CDS encoding MtnX-like HAD-IB family phosphatase, whose product MKDPAVFSDFDGTITQRDVIISIMEQFAPEEWKKIHSDLMTGVIDVDLGIKKMFNLIPSEKKDEIVQWCKENVKLRDGFEDFLLFLKKRNIPFIILSGGVDFYIYPIMEPYMDLITKIYSNRGIFSGNYIDVDFIYKCNSLCKRHCGICKPYILKNYKDKNSLIYIGDGITDLDGALYSDIIFATGYLVDYLQKLHIKYNEYYNFYDIKIKLQRLL is encoded by the coding sequence TTGAAAGATCCCGCTGTATTTTCTGATTTTGATGGAACAATCACGCAGAGAGATGTGATCATCTCTATTATGGAACAGTTTGCCCCTGAAGAATGGAAAAAGATCCACTCAGACCTTATGACAGGTGTGATAGATGTTGATCTAGGAATAAAAAAGATGTTCAATCTTATACCATCTGAGAAAAAGGACGAGATAGTCCAGTGGTGCAAAGAAAATGTAAAGTTAAGAGATGGTTTTGAGGATTTTCTTTTATTTCTGAAGAAAAGGAATATACCTTTCATTATCCTCAGTGGTGGTGTTGATTTTTACATATATCCTATTATGGAACCTTATATGGATCTGATCACGAAGATATACTCCAACAGGGGTATCTTCTCAGGTAATTATATAGATGTTGATTTCATATATAAATGTAACTCACTCTGCAAAAGACACTGCGGCATATGTAAGCCCTATATACTAAAGAATTATAAAGATAAAAACAGCCTGATTTATATAGGAGACGGTATAACGGACTTGGATGGAGCCCTTTATAGTGATATAATTTTTGCAACTGGCTATCTTGTCGATTATTTACAGAAATTGCATATTAAATATAATGAATATTATAATTTTTACGATATAAAGATAAAGCTGCAGAGATTGCTATAA
- a CDS encoding rhomboid family intramembrane serine protease, protein MIPIKDNIPTNKPPVLTVSFILINVLIFFYEVSLPELELIRFIHQFGLLPVDIIYLNWEKILTSMFLHGSFAHLFGNMLFLWIFGNNVEDALGRFKFVIFYILSGVGAAVTQSFISLAFGNISTPMIGASGAISGIMAAYVKLYPEARILTIIPPFFFFGFILPAWFFVGYWFLIQVLFAVATPPTVGGVAWYAHIGGFITGWILINIMYTPKKAKIVHYSVIR, encoded by the coding sequence ATGATACCTATAAAAGACAATATTCCAACGAATAAACCGCCTGTTCTTACAGTCTCATTTATTCTGATCAACGTCCTTATATTCTTTTATGAGGTTTCTCTTCCCGAGCTGGAGCTAATAAGGTTTATCCATCAATTTGGTCTTTTACCTGTGGACATCATATACCTGAACTGGGAGAAAATACTTACATCAATGTTTCTTCACGGTAGTTTCGCCCATCTTTTTGGGAATATGCTGTTTTTATGGATATTCGGTAACAATGTTGAGGATGCACTTGGAAGATTTAAGTTTGTGATATTTTATATCCTCTCAGGTGTTGGAGCAGCGGTTACACAGTCATTTATAAGCCTTGCATTTGGGAATATATCTACTCCAATGATAGGTGCTTCAGGGGCTATAAGCGGAATAATGGCTGCATATGTAAAACTTTACCCTGAGGCGAGAATTCTGACCATAATACCACCTTTTTTCTTCTTTGGATTTATACTTCCAGCCTGGTTTTTTGTAGGATACTGGTTCTTGATACAGGTACTCTTTGCTGTTGCAACTCCACCAACCGTTGGAGGTGTTGCATGGTACGCCCATATAGGTGGTTTTATTACAGGATGGATACTTATCAATATTATGTATACGCCTAAGAAGGCTAAAATAGTCCATTACTCTGTTATAAGATAA
- a CDS encoding cbb3-type cytochrome c oxidase subunit II: MGKMERFSFIALVAGIIFFLFADFISWALPMFVLKDIPKKSVQDLAAEAIAKNTSAWSDFKKIARYYPEQFKKYYGEPNEESFAKALKVGHRWYVAEGCWNCHSQMVRPVSNETLRFGIPGVSNTVSYPSEYQNELQAPVLWGTKRIGQDLIREAAVHNIDWHVAHLYDPKTTSPGTVMPGYPWFFEKDENGNIVPNERGIGILTYIMWLGSWEVKPPKDFRITGTATAKNSSGAEEFAKATE, from the coding sequence ATGGGTAAGATGGAACGTTTTTCTTTTATAGCTCTGGTAGCAGGGATAATCTTCTTCCTTTTTGCTGACTTTATTTCATGGGCTCTGCCTATGTTTGTGCTGAAGGATATCCCTAAAAAATCCGTACAGGATCTGGCTGCCGAAGCTATAGCTAAAAATACATCAGCATGGTCAGACTTTAAGAAGATAGCAAGATACTATCCTGAGCAGTTCAAGAAATACTACGGTGAGCCAAATGAGGAGTCTTTCGCAAAGGCTCTGAAAGTTGGACATAGATGGTATGTAGCAGAGGGATGCTGGAACTGTCACTCACAGATGGTAAGACCTGTTTCTAACGAAACACTCAGATTTGGTATACCAGGTGTTTCTAACACAGTTTCTTATCCTTCTGAGTACCAGAACGAACTTCAGGCACCTGTTCTCTGGGGAACTAAGAGAATCGGACAGGATCTTATAAGGGAAGCTGCAGTTCACAACATTGACTGGCATGTTGCTCACCTTTACGATCCTAAGACAACATCACCAGGAACTGTTATGCCTGGATATCCATGGTTCTTTGAGAAGGATGAAAACGGAAATATCGTTCCAAACGAAAGAGGTATAGGAATACTCACATACATCATGTGGCTTGGAAGCTGGGAAGTTAAGCCTCCAAAAGATTTCAGAATAACTGGAACTGCAACTGCTAAAAACAGCTCTGGTGCTGAAGAGTTTGCAAAAGCAACCGAGTAA
- a CDS encoding RuBisCO large subunit C-terminal-like domain-containing protein, whose translation MNFIEATYILRSKKDKGPDYINRFLESISIFNGKNLTDKKYLPQLVETDIFYDESRKIYEYIFKIGFPIVLFEHNISSIISILRKVTAHSGEDEIVIVNIDIPSCYTDHFSGPKYGTDRIKRILEIEHEPVIAGHIFPFVGVGPEVYVDLFEKLAVNGVDIVIEDTSFIDDRLIPFDKRVELCLKKAEQIEKDTGRKIIYIPVLTGSVGEVFEKARFAESIGIHGFHIDIDPYGMEFLRSLSDGTEGILAVSGSVFSNRYLEGQVFVKLLRLSGADILNIPSPFNENRYTLSRVYELIREATDRWENIKPVFPMLSGYTKPSDIPDIYREFGNQVIINIEESYYNHPEGLQAGVRAFREALDCVIKGISLDECRKKSRDLDLALSKWGSH comes from the coding sequence ATGAATTTTATTGAGGCGACTTATATTCTCAGATCAAAAAAGGATAAAGGTCCAGATTATATAAACAGATTTCTGGAGAGTATATCAATCTTCAACGGAAAAAATTTAACGGATAAAAAATATCTTCCTCAATTAGTGGAGACAGACATTTTTTATGATGAGAGTAGAAAAATATATGAGTATATATTCAAGATAGGATTTCCGATTGTACTTTTTGAACACAACATCTCTTCCATAATCAGTATTCTTAGAAAGGTTACTGCACATTCAGGTGAGGATGAGATCGTTATAGTAAACATAGATATTCCATCATGCTATACAGATCATTTCTCCGGTCCAAAGTATGGAACTGACAGGATCAAAAGGATTTTAGAGATTGAACATGAACCTGTTATTGCAGGACATATTTTTCCTTTCGTAGGTGTTGGTCCTGAAGTATATGTAGATCTATTTGAAAAGTTAGCTGTAAACGGTGTTGATATTGTTATAGAGGATACATCCTTTATAGATGACAGACTTATTCCATTTGATAAAAGGGTTGAGCTTTGCCTGAAAAAAGCTGAACAGATAGAGAAAGATACAGGGAGAAAGATAATCTATATTCCTGTTCTAACAGGAAGTGTTGGAGAGGTATTTGAAAAAGCAAGATTTGCTGAAAGTATTGGTATACACGGCTTTCATATAGATATAGATCCGTATGGTATGGAATTTTTAAGATCACTTTCAGATGGAACTGAAGGAATACTTGCGGTTTCAGGTAGCGTTTTCAGCAATAGATATCTTGAAGGACAGGTTTTTGTGAAGCTTTTAAGACTGTCAGGTGCTGATATTCTTAATATACCATCACCGTTTAACGAAAATAGATACACACTGAGCAGGGTGTATGAGCTTATAAGAGAGGCTACAGATAGATGGGAAAATATAAAACCAGTGTTTCCCATGCTTTCAGGTTATACAAAACCCTCAGATATCCCGGATATATACAGGGAGTTTGGAAATCAGGTGATAATCAATATAGAGGAAAGTTATTACAATCATCCAGAGGGACTTCAAGCTGGAGTAAGGGCATTTAGGGAGGCTTTAGATTGCGTAATTAAAGGTATATCACTTGATGAGTGCAGAAAAAAGAGTAGAGATCTTGATCTGGCTCTGTCAAAATGGGGGAGTCATTGA
- a CDS encoding c-type cytochrome has protein sequence MGENTAVKWVLFFFFPALFIYGLLHVYSSKPAQAKRTAELTAEEEAGRKVYNKFCVGCHGVNGDGNSEAAKFFKNKPPNFHTAVFRWKSTPEGTLPTDDDLMHVLNWGIPQTPMPSFKLVPEVQKRAVIAYIKTFSDRWEKEKPGKSVYGSIHRPDWFGSPESIQKGKELYATNCTSCHGEKGEGDGPLASTLPVPPTDLTYPVRAAGPKPEDTFRVLTVGLEGSPMPAFNYLSEEDRWHLVSYIAYLMNKGK, from the coding sequence ATGGGAGAAAACACAGCCGTTAAATGGGTGCTGTTCTTCTTCTTCCCGGCGCTGTTTATCTATGGTCTGTTGCATGTTTACTCCTCAAAGCCAGCACAGGCTAAGAGAACAGCAGAGCTGACGGCAGAAGAAGAAGCAGGGAGAAAGGTTTACAACAAATTCTGTGTGGGATGTCATGGTGTTAATGGAGATGGAAATAGTGAAGCAGCAAAATTCTTCAAAAACAAACCACCAAACTTCCACACAGCTGTATTCAGATGGAAATCTACACCTGAGGGTACACTTCCAACTGATGACGATCTAATGCATGTATTAAACTGGGGTATTCCTCAAACTCCAATGCCATCTTTCAAGCTCGTACCTGAAGTTCAGAAAAGAGCTGTTATAGCTTATATCAAAACTTTTTCTGACAGATGGGAGAAGGAAAAACCTGGAAAATCTGTTTATGGAAGCATTCACAGACCAGACTGGTTCGGTTCTCCAGAATCTATACAGAAAGGTAAAGAACTTTACGCTACAAACTGTACATCATGTCACGGCGAAAAAGGAGAAGGTGATGGTCCTTTAGCATCAACACTGCCAGTTCCTCCTACAGATCTTACATACCCTGTTAGAGCTGCTGGTCCAAAACCTGAGGACACATTCAGAGTTCTTACTGTAGGACTTGAAGGATCTCCAATGCCAGCGTTCAACTATCTCTCAGAAGAAGACAGATGGCATCTTGTTTCTTACATCGCTTACCTGATGAACAAAGGTAAATAA